A region from the Salvelinus namaycush isolate Seneca unplaced genomic scaffold, SaNama_1.0 Scaffold960, whole genome shotgun sequence genome encodes:
- the LOC120043570 gene encoding calcium-activated potassium channel subunit beta-4-like produces CSYVPPCERDNQKNKDSVLWWEDYWTKEVSSQSFTCFFNQQRRPDDVLWRRSHDASVLLHCVLWPMVSLLVGTLIVLLTVCARSLAVRAEAIQKRKCSYEPAGNSEQGKTPPNTNTASFRTLPMFAVPVRRRDREQEH; encoded by the exons tgctCGTACGTTCCTCCATGTGAGAGGGACAACCAGAAGAACAAGGACAGTGTTCTGTGGTGGGAGGACTACTGGACTAAAGAGGTCAGCTCCCAATCCTTCACCTGTTTCTTCAACCAGCAGAGAAG GCCTGACGACGTACTGTGGCGGCGTTCCCACGACGCCAGCGTCCTCCTCCACTGCGTCCTGTGGCCCATGGTGAGCCTGCTGGTGGGCACCCTCATCGTCCTTCTCACCGTGTGCGCCCGCAGCCTGGCCGTGCGCGCCGAGGCCATCCAAAAGAGGAAGTGCTCGTACGAGCCGGCAGGCAACTCAGAGCAGGGCAAGACGCCGCCCAACACCAACACCGCCTCCTTCCGGACCCTGCCGATGTTCGCTGTTCCTGTCCGACGCAGAGACCGGGAACAGGAAcactag